One stretch of Chryseobacterium sp. LJ668 DNA includes these proteins:
- a CDS encoding nucleoside deaminase, producing MFTHEYFMKMAFQEAEIALEKDEVPIGCVIVSNNRIIARAHNLTETLNDVTAHAEMQAITSAANFLGGKYLTNCTLYVTLEPCVMCSGALSWSQISRVVIGARDEQRGFINKSLSLHPKTEIVTGIMENECSSIVKEFFKSKR from the coding sequence ATGTTTACCCACGAATATTTTATGAAAATGGCCTTTCAGGAAGCCGAGATTGCACTGGAAAAAGATGAGGTCCCAATTGGATGTGTCATTGTTTCCAATAACCGCATCATCGCGAGAGCGCACAATCTTACCGAAACCTTAAACGACGTCACTGCTCACGCAGAAATGCAGGCCATTACTTCTGCTGCTAATTTTTTGGGTGGAAAGTATCTGACTAATTGCACCTTATATGTGACTTTAGAGCCTTGTGTAATGTGTTCTGGAGCTCTTTCCTGGTCACAAATCTCAAGGGTGGTGATCGGCGCAAGAGACGAGCAGCGTGGATTTATCAACAAAAGTTTAAGCCTTCATCCAAAGACAGAGATTGTCACCGGAATTATGGAAAACGAGTGCTCCTCTATTGTGAAAGAGTTTTTTAAATCGAAAAGGTAG
- a CDS encoding M23 family metallopeptidase: MKNILILLFISQFAIVFAQENVKMYYEQKQDTIAYYVDNLEIYPVSITFESQPELENMKKPELFKTTQVLPAKSKRNKVTYFVVNDKKKRWGIKKMPGYLIYIGDITIKNYDNTYSYDLPYPKGKSFLMYQGYNGKFSHQNENSLDFVMPVGTEIVAAREGLVIDVLQSNNKSCPTVSCAPFGNYVSILHSDGTIAQYFHLQQNGAKVNIGDNVSKGQLIALSGNTGWSNGPHLHFVTYLPSATGEKNRITVKTLFRTGDGKKTEFLEEKKTYSKGY, translated from the coding sequence ATGAAAAATATTTTAATTCTACTTTTCATCAGTCAGTTTGCCATCGTATTTGCTCAGGAAAACGTGAAAATGTATTATGAGCAGAAACAGGATACCATTGCTTATTATGTAGACAATCTTGAAATATATCCCGTTTCTATTACTTTTGAAAGCCAGCCTGAACTCGAGAATATGAAGAAGCCTGAACTCTTTAAAACAACACAGGTTTTGCCCGCAAAATCAAAAAGAAATAAGGTTACGTACTTTGTTGTGAATGATAAGAAAAAGAGGTGGGGCATCAAAAAAATGCCGGGATATTTGATATACATCGGTGATATCACTATCAAGAACTACGACAATACTTACTCTTACGACTTACCTTATCCAAAAGGAAAATCATTTCTGATGTACCAAGGTTATAACGGAAAGTTTTCCCATCAGAATGAAAACTCTCTGGATTTTGTCATGCCCGTAGGAACGGAAATTGTAGCTGCCAGAGAAGGTTTGGTTATAGACGTTCTTCAAAGCAATAACAAAAGCTGCCCTACTGTGAGCTGTGCACCTTTCGGGAATTACGTTTCGATTCTGCATTCTGACGGAACAATTGCTCAGTATTTTCATTTGCAACAAAACGGTGCGAAAGTAAACATCGGAGATAATGTAAGCAAAGGTCAACTCATCGCATTGAGCGGAAATACAGGCTGGAGCAACGGACCGCATCTGCATTTTGTGACGTATTTACCAAGTGCCACTGGCGAGAAAAATAGAATTACGGTAAAAACGCTTTTTAGAACAGGAGACGGTAAGAAAACAGAGTTTTTGGAGGAGAAGAAAACGTATTCGAAGGGATATTAA
- a CDS encoding STM3941 family protein, with product MMSKKIVPVVIPLSKMKMTLLFIGAVLFVILGLILIIYEPESINHSNRYAWIMKPFPRFLAGFVCVVFFGLAAITMLFRLFNKKPGLIINEKGIYDNSSAIALGFIPWKDIREVKMITVNHNKSILIVVHNPIDYLNKTTQWLKLRGLKFNFRYYDTPICISANSLQIKFDKLYKLVVDSVNQFKKN from the coding sequence ATGATGAGTAAAAAGATTGTTCCGGTAGTAATTCCTTTAAGTAAAATGAAAATGACTTTGCTTTTTATTGGGGCAGTTCTATTTGTTATTCTTGGGTTAATTTTGATAATATATGAACCAGAATCGATTAATCATTCAAATAGATATGCTTGGATAATGAAACCTTTTCCTCGTTTTCTTGCGGGTTTTGTATGTGTTGTTTTTTTCGGTCTTGCAGCAATAACAATGTTGTTTAGGCTGTTTAATAAAAAACCTGGACTAATTATTAACGAAAAAGGAATTTATGATAATTCCAGTGCTATTGCATTAGGTTTTATACCGTGGAAAGATATTAGAGAAGTTAAGATGATAACTGTTAATCATAACAAATCTATCCTCATCGTAGTGCATAATCCAATAGATTATCTTAATAAAACTACTCAATGGTTGAAGCTAAGAGGGCTAAAATTCAATTTCAGATATTATGACACACCAATCTGTATTTCAGCTAATTCATTACAGATAAAATTTGATAAACTTTATAAATTAGTGGTTGATAGTGTGAATCAATTTAAAAAGAATTAA
- a CDS encoding M1 family metallopeptidase → MKKSVAILFAFIFSQFQAQQNAYYQQAAQYKMNIDVNAEKFTYEGNQTLNYSNNSPDELDVVYFHLYWNAFKPNSMMDQRVAGQGKNGDSRLQKDGISRLASIPKDQEGAQNIHWIKQNGKNLKFEIQETVMKVYLNESIKPNSKTTFTMEWDAVIPQQIRRSGRNNREGVDMTMSQWYPKIAEYDYDGWATFDYVGREFHAPFADFDVTIKINKDYVVGAGGTLLNPTEVKGYDASATIKADKNKATWRWTAKNMLDFAWAADKDYSVESFDVPQGPKVFFVYQKNDKTKVWGEAQSYITKYFQIMNSRFGKYAYPSYAFIQGGDGGMEYGMCTMILGEAENIEDLMGLMIHEGSHSWYQQMLATNEPLRPWMDEGFTSYAESIVMHQLFPPKDERPNPFVDKINAYRNIVQKKIEEPAVWLGDHHDNGTAYSFASYVKGELYLVQLGYIVGEQNLEKIMTEYFREWSMKHPTDRDFLHIAQKVSGMDLKWFHHYWINTTKTIDYGIKDVKYNAKSTTITLLNNSQIPMPIDFSVMTTDKKIITYQIPMNMTHIWKQKDGYGDFTTEKYWPWTQKEYTLTIPYTKSQLSLLGIDFSQRMADVNPENNFVEVK, encoded by the coding sequence ATGAAAAAATCGGTTGCAATTCTTTTTGCGTTTATCTTTTCACAGTTTCAGGCGCAGCAGAATGCTTATTATCAGCAGGCTGCCCAATACAAAATGAATATTGATGTCAATGCAGAAAAATTTACCTACGAAGGAAATCAAACTTTAAATTATTCTAATAACTCTCCCGACGAACTCGATGTTGTATACTTCCATTTGTACTGGAATGCTTTCAAACCCAATTCAATGATGGACCAGAGAGTTGCCGGACAGGGAAAAAATGGTGATTCGAGATTGCAGAAAGATGGGATTTCAAGACTGGCATCGATCCCGAAAGATCAGGAAGGAGCACAAAATATTCACTGGATTAAACAAAACGGTAAAAACCTGAAGTTTGAAATACAGGAAACGGTAATGAAAGTGTATTTAAATGAATCGATAAAACCTAATTCTAAAACTACGTTCACGATGGAGTGGGACGCTGTCATACCTCAGCAAATCAGAAGAAGTGGAAGAAACAACCGTGAAGGTGTCGATATGACAATGTCGCAATGGTACCCGAAAATTGCAGAATACGATTATGACGGTTGGGCAACTTTTGATTACGTAGGAAGAGAATTTCATGCACCGTTCGCAGATTTTGATGTAACCATTAAAATCAACAAAGATTATGTAGTAGGAGCGGGCGGAACGCTTTTGAATCCCACAGAAGTAAAAGGTTACGATGCATCTGCAACCATAAAAGCCGATAAAAATAAAGCAACTTGGAGATGGACTGCTAAAAATATGCTCGACTTCGCTTGGGCAGCAGACAAAGATTATTCGGTAGAAAGCTTTGATGTTCCACAAGGTCCGAAAGTTTTTTTTGTGTATCAGAAAAATGATAAGACGAAAGTTTGGGGTGAAGCACAGTCTTACATCACAAAATATTTCCAGATCATGAATTCCCGTTTCGGGAAATATGCATATCCATCATACGCATTTATCCAAGGCGGTGACGGCGGTATGGAGTACGGAATGTGCACCATGATTCTGGGCGAAGCTGAAAACATTGAAGATTTAATGGGTTTAATGATTCATGAAGGTTCTCACTCATGGTATCAGCAAATGTTAGCAACTAATGAACCTTTGAGACCTTGGATGGATGAAGGTTTTACAAGCTATGCCGAAAGCATCGTGATGCATCAGCTGTTTCCTCCAAAAGATGAGCGGCCTAATCCGTTTGTCGATAAGATCAATGCATACAGAAATATCGTACAAAAAAAGATTGAAGAGCCCGCAGTTTGGTTGGGAGATCACCACGACAACGGTACGGCGTACAGTTTTGCCAGTTATGTGAAAGGTGAGTTGTATTTGGTTCAGTTAGGTTACATCGTTGGTGAGCAGAATTTAGAAAAAATCATGACCGAGTATTTCAGAGAATGGAGCATGAAACATCCTACCGACAGAGATTTCCTTCATATTGCACAGAAAGTTTCTGGGATGGACCTGAAGTGGTTTCATCATTACTGGATCAACACCACCAAAACCATCGATTACGGAATAAAAGACGTAAAATACAATGCCAAATCTACGACGATCACGTTGTTGAACAACAGTCAGATTCCGATGCCTATTGATTTTTCTGTGATGACCACCGATAAAAAGATCATTACCTATCAAATCCCAATGAATATGACCCACATCTGGAAACAGAAAGATGGTTATGGTGATTTTACCACAGAAAAATACTGGCCGTGGACACAGAAAGAATATACGCTGACAATTCCTTACACAAAATCTCAACTGTCACTTTTGGGAATAGATTTCAGCCAAAGAATGGCGGATGTGAATCCTGAAAATAATTTTGTTGAGGTCAAATAG
- a CDS encoding energy transducer TonB, with product MKSLLLCLFCFVFSICYSQQTEEFKQVKNYYNQHRSMLNTEFKKKFDAETDNASKISIKNDFVFFMKKMDSIENTALVGALLKVKNTEDLNNLNLQKNMKPSADQSKIYPFTDKTADYPGGINALRTEVAQLFYSDAVNSDINPVKTNVAFVVEKNGTISNVKAEGDNFIFNRQAEIALYSVSGIFSPAIINGDPVRCRFKLPLTLNIE from the coding sequence TTGAAATCACTGCTACTGTGTCTTTTTTGTTTCGTCTTTTCCATTTGCTATTCACAGCAGACGGAAGAATTTAAGCAGGTAAAAAACTATTACAATCAGCACCGAAGTATGTTGAATACTGAGTTTAAGAAGAAATTTGACGCCGAAACAGACAACGCAAGCAAAATCTCCATCAAGAATGATTTTGTCTTTTTCATGAAGAAAATGGACAGTATTGAGAACACAGCTTTGGTAGGAGCATTGTTGAAAGTTAAAAACACAGAAGACCTCAACAATCTCAATTTGCAGAAGAATATGAAGCCTTCGGCAGATCAAAGTAAAATTTACCCTTTTACCGATAAAACCGCAGATTATCCCGGTGGCATCAATGCATTAAGAACTGAAGTTGCCCAACTTTTCTACAGTGATGCCGTCAATTCCGATATCAATCCTGTGAAAACTAATGTTGCTTTTGTTGTCGAAAAAAACGGAACCATCAGTAACGTAAAAGCTGAAGGTGATAACTTTATTTTCAACCGGCAGGCAGAGATTGCCCTGTATTCTGTTTCGGGTATATTTTCTCCCGCTATAATTAATGGAGATCCTGTAAGATGCCGCTTCAAACTGCCTTTAACGTTAAATATCGAGTAG
- a CDS encoding zincin-like metallopeptidase toxin domain-containing protein: protein MENFDDEFGDLSGYKMLSFKEVSNGFEGNKNPLQGIAGKSYQIGKNIRGLQNVSPLATFKLFNQTSDEIFSKYFIDGNDTPKGNTTIIEDINLVVKKGFKFNVHDFYFDKNENGLKDADEETIFKLLLFVSTDGNKVKECYEVVKPGDDEIILFLETDGDGLSNQKLYGRISEKVRKTYVDIGTGKLYSTFFDGDIIETVQRYLSQVNKDIIEELLLRGYIENKSIADSFFTGLKYVLLATSAPSKALGWVMNKLGNGLDFLKISDEFWDTENENYYFQKDKLIENLIISTDKINLLKDLFTDKEGFNLADLTPQMLDDIILKQTSVIESFIGQYNSYVKAKIEEVFKTLENPQMQEQTENLAEKVALICGIWNGLVDFVSSIFKFLGMLLEAPFDITKDIQQVLEMIDNFWEMHRDGTLWDNVETAISAGMTKMVEYLKSKNADDINWVRVYYVGGFTISFIGTFFIPLANIAKVANVGKVGEVLAKITSEIGNTVSKTSKFVKIQTAEAYQKTSKALLDLLELFKTGGQKLQTFVDDIWKKIADWFLKNKKLVEGWTNKIKQYLSKDGKTEEFFRKIDKKFNHGEEILSANELKNLGRLLKETFDVTIQFVDQNPALKAKLKDWTARRVAGSFNMMEGVMYLRKSVTAYTVQHEMFHMKLWYKMTKEFPDLQPLFQKTLGFENRLFHEEYVLAQFMKNPSKWKEADLLNDIAEINRLRELKNLNKVDLEYFKNWNLEQELLKFN from the coding sequence ATGGAGAATTTCGATGATGAATTCGGAGATTTATCCGGATATAAAATGCTTTCTTTTAAAGAAGTAAGCAATGGTTTTGAAGGAAATAAAAATCCATTGCAGGGAATTGCTGGAAAATCTTATCAGATTGGAAAAAACATTAGAGGTTTGCAAAATGTAAGCCCGTTAGCGACCTTTAAGCTTTTCAATCAGACATCTGATGAAATTTTCAGTAAATATTTTATAGATGGCAATGACACCCCAAAAGGAAATACAACAATCATAGAAGATATTAATCTAGTTGTAAAAAAGGGATTCAAATTTAACGTACACGATTTTTATTTTGACAAAAACGAAAACGGACTAAAAGACGCAGATGAAGAAACCATATTTAAACTTCTGCTTTTCGTATCTACAGACGGAAATAAAGTAAAAGAATGCTATGAAGTAGTAAAGCCTGGCGATGACGAAATCATCCTTTTTTTAGAAACAGATGGAGATGGTTTAAGCAACCAAAAACTTTATGGCAGAATCTCGGAAAAAGTAAGAAAAACCTACGTTGACATCGGTACGGGAAAATTATACAGTACTTTTTTCGATGGAGATATTATTGAGACCGTACAAAGATATTTGAGTCAGGTAAACAAGGATATTATTGAAGAACTTTTGCTACGAGGATATATTGAAAATAAAAGTATTGCGGATAGTTTTTTTACAGGGTTGAAATATGTGCTTCTTGCTACATCTGCTCCTTCAAAAGCATTAGGCTGGGTAATGAATAAGCTCGGAAACGGATTAGATTTTCTGAAAATTTCCGATGAATTTTGGGATACAGAAAATGAAAACTATTATTTCCAAAAAGATAAGCTGATTGAAAATCTGATCATTTCAACCGACAAAATAAATCTTCTGAAAGACCTCTTCACTGATAAAGAAGGTTTTAACCTTGCCGATCTTACCCCACAAATGCTGGATGATATTATTTTAAAACAAACTTCTGTAATAGAATCTTTTATAGGGCAATACAACAGCTATGTGAAAGCCAAGATTGAAGAAGTTTTTAAAACATTAGAGAATCCTCAAATGCAAGAACAAACAGAAAATCTTGCAGAAAAAGTAGCCCTCATCTGCGGAATCTGGAACGGATTGGTAGATTTTGTTTCTTCTATTTTTAAATTTCTTGGGATGCTTCTGGAAGCACCTTTCGATATTACCAAAGATATTCAGCAGGTTCTGGAAATGATTGACAACTTTTGGGAAATGCATAGAGATGGTACACTTTGGGATAATGTGGAAACAGCTATCTCAGCAGGAATGACCAAAATGGTAGAATACCTGAAAAGCAAAAATGCCGATGACATAAATTGGGTTCGGGTGTATTATGTTGGGGGTTTTACGATTTCTTTCATAGGTACATTTTTTATTCCTCTTGCCAATATTGCCAAGGTTGCGAATGTAGGAAAGGTTGGCGAAGTTTTAGCAAAAATTACGAGTGAAATTGGCAATACTGTTTCCAAAACAAGTAAATTTGTCAAAATCCAAACTGCGGAAGCTTACCAAAAAACAAGCAAAGCATTGCTGGATTTGTTGGAGCTTTTTAAAACAGGCGGGCAAAAACTTCAAACTTTTGTAGATGATATTTGGAAGAAAATAGCTGATTGGTTTTTGAAGAATAAGAAATTGGTTGAAGGTTGGACAAATAAAATAAAACAATATTTATCCAAAGATGGAAAAACAGAAGAATTTTTTAGAAAAATTGATAAAAAGTTTAATCATGGAGAAGAAATTTTATCAGCTAATGAACTGAAAAATTTAGGGCGCTTATTAAAAGAAACCTTTGATGTCACCATACAATTTGTAGATCAAAATCCTGCTTTGAAGGCAAAGCTAAAAGATTGGACCGCAAGAAGAGTTGCCGGATCTTTTAATATGATGGAGGGAGTGATGTATTTACGAAAGAGCGTAACAGCTTACACGGTACAGCACGAAATGTTTCATATGAAGTTGTGGTATAAAATGACCAAAGAGTTCCCCGATTTGCAACCCCTTTTTCAAAAAACTTTAGGTTTTGAAAATCGGTTATTTCACGAAGAGTATGTGTTAGCACAATTTATGAAAAATCCAAGTAAATGGAAAGAGGCGGATTTATTAAATGACATAGCAGAGATAAATAGATTAAGAGAATTAAAAAATTTAAATAAAGTAGATTTAGAATATTTTAAAAATTGGAATTTAGAACAAGAATTATTAAAATTTAATTAA
- a CDS encoding helix-turn-helix transcriptional regulator has product MKKDFYLTRYALIIKKLETAPATYSQLEDYLLNSFEFQDAGIKSYSIRTLQRDIREISNLFNLSIHNKKKGDNRYYIESRPMMEVDEYNQKLLESFQVSNALNVHPDFADFIFFESRKPTGVEHFYDLFFAIRNKRVVTFEHYNYKNKLMTSRKVHPLALKESKDRWYLIAIDTNDKALKSFGLDRINYLDVTKNKFREKYKYSFREHFKNAFGVMNLTEQIPQKIILKCSKHQGEYIRSFALHQSQKETKETPEEIYFEFFLHPTYDFMQEILSYGKEVTVLEPKTLVDEIRTHLQASLTNYSK; this is encoded by the coding sequence ATGAAAAAAGATTTTTACCTTACAAGATACGCCCTGATTATTAAGAAATTAGAGACCGCTCCCGCTACCTATTCGCAGCTGGAGGATTATCTTCTCAACTCTTTCGAGTTTCAGGATGCGGGAATCAAGAGCTACTCTATCCGTACTTTGCAAAGGGATATCCGTGAGATTTCAAATCTTTTTAATCTTTCCATTCACAACAAAAAGAAGGGCGACAACCGCTATTATATCGAAAGCCGCCCCATGATGGAAGTCGATGAATACAACCAAAAACTCCTTGAATCTTTTCAGGTCAGCAACGCACTCAATGTACATCCCGACTTCGCAGATTTTATCTTTTTTGAAAGCCGGAAACCTACCGGTGTAGAGCATTTTTATGATCTCTTCTTTGCGATTCGCAATAAAAGAGTCGTCACTTTTGAGCATTATAATTACAAAAACAAACTGATGACTTCAAGGAAAGTTCATCCTTTAGCCTTGAAAGAATCTAAAGACAGATGGTATCTTATTGCGATCGACACCAATGATAAAGCGTTGAAATCGTTTGGTTTAGACAGGATCAATTATCTGGATGTAACCAAAAACAAATTCAGAGAAAAATACAAATACAGCTTCAGGGAGCATTTTAAAAATGCATTCGGTGTCATGAATCTTACCGAGCAAATTCCTCAGAAAATCATTCTGAAATGCAGCAAACATCAGGGAGAATACATCCGTAGCTTTGCGTTGCACCAATCACAGAAAGAAACCAAAGAAACTCCAGAAGAAATCTATTTCGAGTTTTTCCTCCATCCTACTTACGATTTCATGCAGGAGATTCTCTCGTACGGAAAAGAAGTGACTGTTTTAGAACCTAAAACTTTAGTTGATGAGATCCGCACACACTTACAGGCTTCCCTAACCAACTATTCAAAATAA
- a CDS encoding type III pantothenate kinase, with protein sequence MNSIVINVGNSNIRFGLFDDDNCDISWVINTKPYRTADELHGQMLILYQTYKIDAKKIEKIIIGSVVPQLTREITSAIRKIHGIVPVMVDRNTPSEVIAKSKQMGTDIYANLVAAHNMYPDRKKIVLDFGTALTASCVAENGETLGVIIAPGIVTSLNSLISQTAQLPEIELVKPKSVLGLDTISCMQSGMVYGFLGMVEGFIDRINDEVNDDCFVIATGGVSHVYKPLTDKIHIADRLHTLKGLYFLGKDL encoded by the coding sequence ATGAATTCTATCGTAATCAATGTCGGAAACAGCAATATCAGATTTGGTCTTTTTGATGACGACAACTGTGATATATCGTGGGTAATCAATACAAAACCATACCGCACTGCAGACGAGTTGCATGGTCAGATGTTGATCCTGTATCAAACTTATAAAATCGACGCAAAAAAAATCGAGAAAATTATCATTGGTTCTGTAGTACCTCAACTGACCAGGGAAATCACCTCGGCGATACGGAAAATTCACGGGATTGTCCCGGTCATGGTAGACCGCAATACACCTTCGGAGGTGATCGCAAAATCTAAACAGATGGGAACAGATATTTATGCCAATCTCGTTGCTGCACATAATATGTATCCTGACCGGAAAAAAATCGTACTCGATTTTGGCACTGCACTTACCGCGAGCTGTGTTGCCGAAAATGGTGAAACTTTAGGGGTAATTATCGCTCCCGGAATTGTCACTTCTTTAAATTCCCTGATCAGCCAGACTGCTCAACTTCCTGAAATTGAGCTGGTAAAACCGAAATCTGTTTTAGGTTTAGATACCATCAGCTGTATGCAGAGTGGGATGGTCTACGGTTTCCTCGGAATGGTGGAAGGCTTTATCGACAGGATCAATGATGAGGTGAATGATGATTGTTTTGTCATCGCCACCGGCGGAGTTTCCCATGTTTACAAACCACTGACAGATAAAATCCATATTGCAGACAGGCTGCATACTTTGAAAGGACTGTATTTTTTAGGGAAAGATTTGTAA
- a CDS encoding DUF1572 domain-containing protein produces MSTASQLAKRFREVMLDGLWIANTNYKDQLNNVNWEKATTKIADLNTIAMLTFHIDYYIGGLVNVFEGGGLEIRDQYSFDLPPIENQQQWEGLLTKLWSDSEKFATLLEQFPDSKMNEVFVNEKYGTYLRNIDGMIEHAYYHLGQITLIKKLIFV; encoded by the coding sequence ATGAGTACAGCTTCACAATTAGCCAAAAGATTCAGAGAAGTAATGCTTGATGGTTTGTGGATTGCCAATACCAATTATAAAGATCAGCTTAATAATGTCAATTGGGAAAAAGCAACAACAAAGATTGCTGATTTAAATACCATTGCAATGCTCACCTTTCATATTGATTATTATATTGGGGGACTCGTCAATGTTTTTGAAGGTGGCGGATTGGAAATTAGAGATCAGTATAGTTTTGATCTTCCGCCAATTGAAAATCAACAACAATGGGAAGGGCTTTTAACTAAATTATGGAGCGATTCTGAAAAGTTTGCAACATTATTAGAACAATTTCCGGATTCGAAAATGAATGAAGTTTTTGTCAATGAAAAATACGGAACTTACTTAAGAAATATTGATGGAATGATCGAGCATGCTTATTATCATTTGGGGCAAATCACTTTGATTAAAAAATTGATTTTTGTTTAA
- a CDS encoding REP-associated tyrosine transposase, which yields MSRNYKFHNPEGLYFISFAVVGWLDVFIRNEYKEILLENLRFCQKNKGLEVYAWCIMSSHVHLVFRSIDNQKPELLIGDFKRFTSKDIIKAIKENPQESRKEFLLNFFLQEGSKASNVNQYQFWRHDNKPIELWSNHVINQKINYVHQNPVEAGLVFRAEDYRYSSAVDYSDEKGLLDNIVIFRMFDF from the coding sequence ATGAGTAGAAATTACAAATTCCACAATCCAGAAGGTTTATATTTCATAAGCTTTGCTGTTGTAGGCTGGTTAGATGTATTTATCCGAAATGAATACAAAGAAATTCTTTTAGAAAATTTAAGATTTTGCCAAAAGAATAAAGGTTTAGAAGTATATGCATGGTGCATTATGTCAAGCCATGTACATTTGGTTTTTCGAAGTATCGATAATCAGAAACCTGAACTGCTGATTGGTGATTTCAAAAGATTTACAAGCAAAGACATTATAAAAGCTATTAAAGAAAACCCTCAAGAAAGCAGAAAAGAATTTCTACTCAATTTCTTTCTTCAGGAAGGCTCAAAAGCTTCCAATGTAAACCAATATCAATTTTGGAGACACGACAATAAACCTATTGAACTTTGGAGCAATCATGTAATCAACCAAAAAATTAATTACGTACATCAAAATCCAGTTGAGGCAGGTTTGGTATTTCGGGCAGAAGATTATAGATACAGCAGCGCAGTAGATTATTCTGATGAAAAAGGTTTGTTAGACAATATTGTTATTTTTAGAATGTTTGATTTTTAA